The genomic stretch ATGGATAAAACGGATCGCAAAGTCGCGGGACTTGGGGGTGTTCTCGGCGACACCGCCCTCGACAAAGCGCGAAGCCTGGACAAAATCCACGCCCTGCTTCAGCGCTTCGATAAAACGCGGGATGGCCTCTGGATCATCCTTGTCGTTGCCATCGATTGTCACGATACCTTCGTAGCCCTGGTCCAGGGCAAAGGCATAGGCGCAACGCAGCTGTGCGCTCAACTTGCCCGCAGCGGTCTTGACCAGCAGACCGCGTACACCCACCTGTTGCAGTGATTGCAACTCAAGCGAGCCATCAGAGCTGCCACCATCGACAATGATGATGTCGGCCATGTCCGCGATGTTGAACGCCGCCATACGGGTGAGCAGGTTCTTGATCCGGTCACCTTCGTTGATGACCGGAATGACCACGCACCAAGGGTGCTGGCGACCCAGCCAGAGTGGCGTGTCAAAGGAAGGCACCTGCCAGCCGGCACGTACATCGGGAGCAATATCAGAAGAAGTCATTTTAATGTCCATCAAACGACGCGAGCTGTGATCAGCCCTACGCCAGCAATAACCAGGGCGATGCCGACTCCGGTGGTCCAGTGGAAGGACTCACGGAAAAACAGCAGGGAAAACAGGGCGACCGTCGCGATAGCCCCGGCCGTCAGGACCGGGTGTGCCACGTTCAGCGGCAAACGGGCCAATGCCGCGGCATAGAGCAGGAACGCAGCGCCATACAGGCCCAGCCCGAGCCAGAACGGCCAATTGCTGAGTGCCGCCATCGGGTCGCTCAAGGAAGGAAATTTGCGCGGGGGCATCATCGCCATCTTCACCAAAACGCTGGCGGAGGCGTTCGACAAGATACCCAGGATCAAGATGATCCATTTCATGCTCATGCCGTCACCTCGTCGGGGGTGCGGTAATGCTGGCGGGCAACCTGCAGCGCACGCTCGATCGATTGCGCGTGGGGTTCGGTCTTGGTCGCCACCATCTCAATGGTGACCACATGCCCGGGCAGGTATTGGGCCACGGCACGCGCCATGTTGGCGTGTTCAGTACCGCCGTCACCCAACGGGAGCAAGTCCGGTTCACTGGCGTGGATATGCCCGATCAGCGCCGCACAATCCTCAAGCACGGTA from Pseudomonas fluorescens encodes the following:
- a CDS encoding glycosyltransferase family 2 protein encodes the protein MTSSDIAPDVRAGWQVPSFDTPLWLGRQHPWCVVIPVINEGDRIKNLLTRMAAFNIADMADIIIVDGGSSDGSLELQSLQQVGVRGLLVKTAAGKLSAQLRCAYAFALDQGYEGIVTIDGNDKDDPEAIPRFIEALKQGVDFVQASRFVEGGVAENTPKSRDFAIRFIHAPMLSLFSGFKWTDTTQGFRAYSRKMLIDPKMAIFRDVFTTYELLAYLSYRAPKLGYRCVELATVRRYPQGEVPTKISSVKGNLSVLAVLFRACFGKYN
- a CDS encoding SMR family transporter, which encodes MKWIILILGILSNASASVLVKMAMMPPRKFPSLSDPMAALSNWPFWLGLGLYGAAFLLYAAALARLPLNVAHPVLTAGAIATVALFSLLFFRESFHWTTGVGIALVIAGVGLITARVV